One Schistocerca nitens isolate TAMUIC-IGC-003100 chromosome 1, iqSchNite1.1, whole genome shotgun sequence DNA segment encodes these proteins:
- the LOC126195320 gene encoding uncharacterized protein LOC126195320 has protein sequence MRALTVLAVALAAATTGLAWAAERCCGDAEPWQGQAQLQARAKRSFSAWGGKRAGPDGVAGADVDDGYGDGDGDDQKRAFSSWGGKRAVAGWQAARGSPLEEDKRSKQSFYSWGGKRGLDGEAEADGQAPEDAVEKKRGGVRFSSWGGKRDPFQDDDGGVEDLADSKRAFSSWGGKRFGDGAPAAEKRAFSNWGESLANRRLDLYNYRPVQLRNGNGPPFFPWGG, from the coding sequence ATGCGAGCATTGACTGTGCTCGCGGTGGCGCTGGCGGCCGCTACGACGGGCCTCGCGTGGGCCGCGGAGCGTTGCTGTGGCGACGCGGAGCCGTGGCAGGGGCAGGCGCAGCTGCAGGCGCGCGCCAAGCGCAGCTTCAGCGCCTGGGGCGGCAAGCGCGCCGGGCCCGACGGCGTCGCCGGCGCTGACGTCGACGACGgctacggcgacggcgacggcgacgaccAGAAGAGGGCCTTCTCCAGCTGGGGCGGCAAGAGGGCGGTCGCCGGCTGGCAGGCGGCGCGGGGCAGCCCGCTGGAGGAAGACAAGCGCTCCAAGCAGTCCTTCTACAGCTGGGGCGGCAAGCGCGGCCTCGACGGGGAGGCAGAAGCCGACGGCCAAGCTCCGGAAGACGCGGTCGAAAAGAAGAGGGGAGGGGTCAGGTTCTCCAGCTGGGGTGGCAAGAGGGACCCTTTCCAAGACGACGACGGTGGCGTGGAGGACCTCGCCGACAGCAAGAGAGCTTTCTCCAGCTGGGGAGGGAAGAGATTCGGCGACGGAGCGCCGGCCGCGGAGAAGCGCGCCTTCTCCAACTGGGGGGAGTCGCTGGCCAACCGCCGCCTCGACCTCTACAACTACAGGCCCGTGCAGCTCCGCAACGGCAACGGCCCGCCCTTCTTCCCCTGGGGTGGCTAA